The Anas platyrhynchos isolate ZD024472 breed Pekin duck chromosome 3, IASCAAS_PekinDuck_T2T, whole genome shotgun sequence genome includes a window with the following:
- the LOC140002289 gene encoding interferon-induced very large GTPase 1-like, translating into MESQEEKADAGEKARIAKQLLAEALEKEGLDEEYWLPKLSEILGVKSINALKHLQYEDYLKLECEVRYTWETNALQRLLKITENKRAVDELQKQHLETMKQRQEEAKSILLELEEMQKSRSHSKEMIRQKEEAPQQAMDIPREYWAPPEKALPDKLVSIRKQLEQQEKSMGKRENFSHEEVLRRASGGLALQGIYQTKSLEDVLAKREQLIRVPDGFMLTGPVQGSLLDRKEFSSSAAEATFTKSMEQLGFSINASVKAGFWRFSVETGVDYGKSSQSEDSRRSRSEQAYICTTMYQYIPLASYYFQKDQLRLSDAALRELQDIEQLLSITQEADRSHLLKSRCASFFSRFGSHVNQGPIHFGGIFWWKASAEGFRAEQWDEMKQQTSEALNSYVRARFSGFGTKWGVKGDASKSSSQASFQGRDRSSTHRAVQLYVTKTGGPAETDSFPEWKCGLVANNTTWCVIDRGSQLIPVWEIILSNHSSDFKSSHQMGSSLRAVYEALTNHSTSVSFGKELASAVEEARAFLEQVKTWEGTVDEKKLLMLLDFKQGLNNRTKNHSIWINICLSDKALQEFLVNTVSFCQRSSPENTTYIKSLLQCLLDPHIYSVRDFPRSSFIMQWVFHKDQTRSKTPCISSLDDLNTTLLQMKEDIMKVTYAPATSASAIHEAKIKATFTASQSVSSLLQSLQQRAQEDIELLVLLVTTSTGYQVERGTFQCLLGCPEINFMIQEMRVAHNEYQSLKEQDVCRAQAFLLLRGLTITSKTKKVTPEQKHERLVFMKEKMKNTWSTEMKALLEKHNAFKDWEMLERDLQSFIDGQVEDTSGILKKDNRIKDMKDAFQGMQPPSQCKPKSDSSKSKASQATASPEFLNLLKRLGLERYYPRKMGTEDFHIIHQTSVHNSQPSKDSELPFYFLQRLLTVDYQVRYLTCKEASKPGVVPTPNTSGEEHEPSDSFDDFLSDLDKGAPESASRESHVHPMDIQMAIFHCADDFMRQYLSSKLAFCQFALPLLVPNPGTSQIEFPLWSLSQIKKSWKGTVKSREQTRISSHNNKLIYQAEMPIVSFLRIGSSPSSSKSQLLNALLSRKKHDTFFHRHCEGSTKDCFLMKGVVEISWYLPRGSDDDSFNGPVAFCNLHGDARDYEPQLQFLQEISAVNVVLVSELDPSNEKGRNFLHDLWQSQRPLVCLFTEKESIAAGRSGQNIRIGIKNRNEAELVGELTKTIRDLVEGSSTLVSLNACLSIARKHGFQVDEDAEACVRAKETAIKLVNLLKKEKLSEIKSQLLPLQGKLWYKWCEKDKELTRLQEKGSKSIEHHRSQIESEKSAIRQEQLSKAFPLNQLMKTVLDFLQSQPDNTKKFFLQWMKIFMDDISDRLDELKTEYHQLWSQILALKKNNENNNLKTQLLKKLDALSNEINDSSIGLEHILREVGQIYEALESTNSKEKWYVKLPEIAANLMLLGYPIELMDGDASYIPLQWIGAVFDRLIDKLGDKRVFVLSVLGIQSTGKSTLLNAMFGLQFNVSAGRCTRGAFMQLIKVDEKLQQDLNFDYMLVVDTEGLRAIEMTHKQSLNHDNELATFVIGIGNMTLINIFGENPSEMQDVLQIAVQAFLRMKQVNISPGCFFVHQNVGEITAKEQNMEGQRRLQEKLDEMTVIAAQQEFCDITSFSDVIRFDVNTHIHYFAHLWEGNPPMAPPNPTYSQNVQELKSKILQAAKKESHSSVLRLSSLKVRISDLWNALLNENFVFSFKNPVEIAAYKKLETAFSQWTWQLRSHILDLQMKLENKVRNGELGKVTMEHLEKLVQERSDAIVKNMKTFFSEDKDREILIQWKSSTELKLKELRESLLVETRRKCEKLLEVKKSQSKLDERKSEYENELLRKSRELALFLKGQKLGESELRNRFNSIWKQWVAEVSSAAPPLEEVNIDVDIENVLLEHFRESNILKQILNFYQNNTFSFDIEKHVSKKKGFGIFSKSLDDADVNNMHCITESIKMRVTENIDKKEMYKMDYSQTFIHEILNEVEKGMNSVPNTANYSFNKDYRIDLSLYLCRMAAERFKNMHAAFRKANDPVVYLESKREDFFKCFQISCQGASCITTFADFLCNKIAPALRHAIYEKTALDIARDVKNKIPDFRGNRSTLEYYMLKYLAEEEKFENFKHYLNAPGDFLNNYIQTKVETYCLDKNRRLEMFLRECLSRYYESIKSAVFASTRVVKDRKDRKDKISLWLDEFCRALGDVLSLPRRHLKGIEHQEITDIEFLNNAMTKALSPVIDDLRKEFEEARMSSFERQPHTILAEQFAGCQEQCPFCGAVCTNTMPNHDGDHRVVFHRPQVLRGLIWYEIRGSKCHKTDNLITTICSSLVSSDYTFVVAEDTWIPYKKYRDAGHPYSTWSILPDPSMQAYWKWFVSSFRTQLEQHYNGKFHGRGEIPASWHTVTKQNALAELEKC; encoded by the coding sequence ATGGAGTcacaggaggagaaagcagatgCTGGGGAAAAGGCACGAATTGCTAAGCAATTGCTGGCAGAAGCATTAGAGAAGGAAGGACTTGATGAAGAATACTGGCTCCCCAAACTGTCAGAGATACTGGGTGTTAAGTCAATAAATGCTTTGAAACATCTGCAATATGAAGACTACCTTAAACTGGAGTGCGAAGTACGGTACACCTGGGAGACCAACGCACTTCAAAGGCTcctaaaaatcacagaaaacaaaagagctGTTGATGAGCTACAGAAGCAGCACTTGGAAACAATGAAGCAGAGACAAGAAGAAGCCAAGTCAATCCTACTGGAGctggaagaaatgcagaagagcCGCAGCCACAGCAAGGAAATGATAAGACAGAAAGAGGAGGCCCCACAGCAAGCCATGGACATTCCCAGGGAGTACTGGGCACCTCCAGAGAAGGCATTGCCTGATAAGCTGGTGAGCATCCGGAAGCAACTAGAGCAGCAGGAGAAGTCCATGGGGAAGAGGGAGAACTTCTCTCACGAGGAGGTCCTGAGGCGGGCATCGGGaggcctggctctgcaggggattTACCAAACCAAGAGCCTGGAGGATGTGCTGGCAAAGCGAGAGCAACTCATCAGGGTCCCTGATGGCTTCATGCTCACTGGTCCAGTGCAAGGGTCGCTGCTTGACAGGAAGGAgttctcctcctctgcagcagaAGCCACTTTCACCAAGTCCATGGAGCAGCTGGGGTTCAGCATCAATGCTTCTGTCAAAGCTGGGTTCTGGAGGTTCAGTGTTGAAACAGGTGTAGATTACGGCAAGTCCTCACAGTCAGAGGACTCCCGTCGGTCACGCTCGGAGCAGGCGTACATTTGCACCACCATGTACCAGTACATCCCTCTGGCCTCCTACTACTTCCAAAAGGACCAGCTTCGCCTCTCAGACGCAGCCCTGCGAGAGCTGCAAGACATCGAACAGCTTCTGAGCATCACCCAGGAGGCAGACAGGTCCCACCTACTGAAGAGCAGGTGCGCCAGCTTCTTCAGCAGGTTTGGGTCCCACGTGAACCAGGGACCCATCCACTTTGGGGGAATATTCTGGTGGAAAGCATCTGCTGAAGGTTTCAGGGCAGAGCAATGGGATGAGATGAAGCAACAAACATCTGAAGCACTGAACAGCTACGTCAGAGCTAGATTCAGCGGCTTCGGTACCAAGTGGGGAGTGAAGGGGGATGCTTCAAAGTCCAGCTCACAGGCATCATTTCAGGGAAGAGACAGAAGCAGCACCCACAGAGCAGTTCAGCTCTATGTGACCAAAACAGGGGGCCCAGCAGAGACGGATTCCTTTCCCGAGTGGAAATGCGGGCTTGTGGCCAATAACACAACCTGGTGTGTGATCGACCGGGGCTCTCAGCTGATCCCAGTGTGGGAAATAATCCTGTCCAACCACAGCAGCGATTTTAAATCCTCCCATCAAATGGGCAGCAGCCTCAGGGCTGTCTACGAAGCGCTAACTAATCACAGCACAAGTGTGAGCTTTGGAAAGGAACTGGCCAGTGCTGTAGAAGAGGCCAGAGCATTCCTGGAGCAAGTAAAGACCTGGGAGGGGACAGTGGATGAAAAGAAACTGCTCATGTTGCTAGATTTTAAACAGGGTCTgaataacagaacaaaaaatcacagcatCTGGATCAACATATGTCTGTCAGACAAAGCATTGCAGGAGTTCCTGGTGAACACTGTTTCTTTTTGCCAGAGGTCTTCTCCAGAAAACACCACCTACATCAAATCTCTGCTGCAGTGCCTGCTGGATCCTCACATCTATTCTGTCAGGGACTTCCCCAGATCTTCCTTCATTATGCAATGGGTTTTCCACAAGGATCAGACACGTTCCAAAACTCCCTGTATTTCCAGTCTTGATGATCTCAATACGACACTGCTGCAAATGAAGGAGGACATCATGAAAGTCACCTACGCACCGGCAACTTCTGCATCTGCCATTCATGAGGCAAAGATCAAAGCCACCTTCACTGCAAGCCAGTCTGTTTCTTCCTTGCTCCAGTCTCTGCAGCAAAGGGCACAGGAAGACATAGAACTCTTAGTGCTCTTAGTTACAACCAGCACGGGATACCAAGTAGAAAGAGGCACTTTTCAGTGCCTCCTTGGGTGtccagaaattaatttcatgaTACAGGAAATGCGCGTGGCACATAACGAGTATCAGAGCCTGAAGGAACAGGATGTTTGCAGAGCTCaggccttcctgctgctgagggGGCTCACCATAACATCCAAAACCAAGAAGGTGACCCCTGAGCAGAAGCATGAACGCTTagtttttatgaaagaaaagatgaaaaacacatgGTCCACAGAGATGAAAGCTCTCCTCGAAAAGCACAATGCATTCAAAGACTGGGAGATGCTGGAAAGAGATTTGCAATCCTTCATCGATGGGCAAGTGGAGGACACATCTGGCATCCTGAAGAAAGACAATAGAATCAAAGATATGAAAGATGCTTTTCAAGGCATGCAGCCTCCCAGTCAGTGCAAACCCAAATCAGACAGCAGCAAATCCAAAGCAAGTCAAGCCACTGCAAGCCCAGAGTTCCTCAACTTACTTAAGCGCCTCGGGCTGGAAAGGTACTACCCAAGAAAAATGGGCACAGAAGATTTTCACATAATACACCAGACATCTGTACACAACAGCCAGCCCAGCAAGGACAGCGAGCTACCATTTTACTTCCTGCAAAGGCTCCTGACCGTGGATTATCAGGTCAGGTACCTGACTTGCAAGGAGGCGAGTAAGCCGGGAGTTGTGCCCACACCAAACACTTCAGGGGAGGAGCACGAGCCCTCTGATTCCTTTGATGACTTTCTCAGTGACTTGGACAAAGGAGCCCCTGAATCTGCAAGCAGGGAGAGTCATGTGCACCCCATGGACATCCAGATGGCaatttttcattgtgctgaTGATTTCATGAGACAGTACCTTTCATCAAAGCTCGCTTTCTGCCAGTTTGCACTACCCCTCCTGGTACCAAACCCGGGCACTTCACAGATAGAGTTCCCTCTCTGGTCCCTCAGCCAAATCAAGAAGAGCTGGAAAGGGACGGTGAAATCGAGAGAGCAGACGAGGATTAGCAGTCACAACAACAAACTCATTTATCAGGCAGAGATGCCCATCGTGTCCTTCCTCCGCATTGGcagttctccttcctcttccaagTCTCAGCTCCTGAatgccctgctgagcaggaagaAACACGACACTTTTTTCCACCGCCATTGTGAAGGCAGCACCAAAGACTGCTTCCTGATGAAAGGTGTTGTGGAGATCTCCTGGTACCTTCCCCGTGGTAGCGACGACGACAGCTTTAACGGCCCTGTTGCTTTCTGTAACCTGCATGGAGATGCGAGAGATTACGAACCCCAGCTGCAATTTTTACAGGAGATCTCTGCCGTGAATGTGGTTCTTGTTTCTGAGTTGGATCCGAGCAACGAGAAAGGCAGGAATTTTTTACATGATCTGTGGCAGTCTCAGAGGCCTTTGGTTTGCCTTTTCACTGAGAAAGAGAGCATTGCAGCTGGCCGATCTGGCCAAAACATAAGAATAGGGATCAAGaacagaaatgaagcagaattaGTGGGTGAGCTGACAAAAACCATCCGAGACCTAGTGGAAGGGTCGAGCACGCTTGTTAGCCTCAATGCATGCCTGAGCATAGCTCGCAAGCACGGCTTCCAAGTCGATGAAGATGCAGAAGCGTGCGTGAGAGCCAAAGAAACGGCAATCAAACTGGTGAATCTGTTGAAGAAGGAGAAGTTGTCTGAGATCAAatcacagctactgcctcttCAGGGAAAACTGTGGTACAAGTGGTGTGAAAAGGACAAAGAACTCACTCGCTTGCAGGAAAAGGGGAGCAAGAGCATAGAGCATCATCGGAGCCAAATTGAATCGGAGAAGTCTGCAATACGACAAGAGCAACTAAGCAAAGCGTTTCCCCTCAATCAGCTGATGAAAACAGTCCTTGACTTTCTCCAGTCACAGCCAGACAATACCAAGAAATTCTTTCTGCAGTGGATGAAGATCTTTATGGACGACATCTCTGATCGCCTTGATGAGCTGAAGACAGAGTATCATCAGTTATGGTCTCAAATCCtggcattaaagaaaaacaatgaaaacaacaaccTGAAAACGCAATTGCTGAAGAAATTAGATGCCCTTTCCAATGAAATCAATGATTCGTCCATTGGCCTTGAGCATATTTTGAGAGAGGTGGGGCAGATTTATGAGGCACTGGAATCAACAAACTCCAAAGAAAAATGGTATGTCAAACTACCTGAAATTGCTGCCAATCTGATGCTTTTAGGGTATCCCATTGAGCTGATGGATGGTGATGCTTCTTATATACCACTGCAATGGATTGGAGCCGTCTTTGACAGGTTAATTGACAAGCTAGGGGACAAGCGAGTATTTGTGCTTTCTGTGCTTGGCATCCAGAGCACAGGGAAGTCAACCCTGCTGAATGCCATGTTTGGTCTCCAGTTTAACGTCAGCGCAGGGAGGTGCACccggggagcgtttatgcagctcATTAAAGTGGACGAGAAGCTCCAACAGGATTTGAACTTTGATTACATGCTCGTTGTTGACACAGAAGGACTTCGTGCCATAGAGATGACCCATAAGCAGTCACTTAACCACGACAATGAGCTGGCCACCTTTGTCATTGGCATCGGCAACATGACTCTGATCAACATCTTTGGAGAAAATCCTTCGGAAATGCAAGACGTCCTTCAGATTGCTGTGCAGGCTTTCCTGAGGATGAAGCAAGTTAATATTTCCCCAGGTTGCTTCTTTGTGCACCAAAACGTGGGTGAAATAACTGCAAAGGAACAGAACATGGAAGGACAAAGACGTCTGCAGGAAAAGCTGGATGAAATGACCGTGATTGCTGCCCAGCAGGAATTCTGTGACATCACCTCCTTCAGCGACGTCATCCGCTTTGACGTGAACACCCACATTCATTACTTTGCTCACCTGTGGGAAGGAAACCCACCGATGGCACCGCCCAACCCCACCTACAGCCAGAACGTCCAGGAATTAAAGAGCAAAATTCTCCAAGCTGCCAAGAAGGAATCGCACAGCAGTGTTTTGAGGCTCTCCAGCTTGAAAGTTCGTATTAGTGACCTGTGGAATGCCCTGCTGAatgaaaactttgttttcagcttcaAGAATCCAGTGGAGATTGCTGCCTACAAGAAACTGGAAACTGCATTTAGTCAGTGGACCTGGCAGCTGAGAAGTCACATCTTAGACTtgcaaatgaaactggaaaacaagGTGCGGAATGGAGAGCTTGGCAAGGTCACCATGGAACACCTTGAAAAACTGGTGCAAGAGAGAAGTGATGCCATCGTCAAGAACATGAAAACATTCTTCAGTGAAGACAAAGACCGTGAAATACTGATCCAGTGGAAAAGCAGCACGGAACTGAAGCTGAAAGAACTGAGAGAGTCCCTTCTTGTTGAAACGCGAAGGAAGTGTGAGAAACTtctagaagtaaagaagagCCAGAGTAAACTGGATGAGAGGAAGTCTGAATATGAAAATGAGCTCCTGAGAAAGAGCAGAGAGTTGGCCCTGTTTCTAAAAGGCCAGAAATTAGGTGAAAGCGAACTGAGAAACCGCTTCAATTCTATCTGGAAGCAGTGGGTTGCTGAAGTGtcctctgctgctccccctCTGGAAGAGGTGAACATCGATGTGGACATAGAAAATGTCCTTCTAGAGCACTTCAGGGAGTCTAATATACTTAAACAAATATTGAATTTCTaccaaaataatacattttcctttgacATAGAGAAACATGTGTCtaagaaaaaaggctttggCATCTTTTCTAAGAGTTTGGACGATGCCGATGTGAACAACATGCACTGCATTACAGAGAGCATCAAAATGCGTGTGACAGAAAACATTGATAAGAAGGAAATGTACAAAATGGATTACAGCCAAACTTTTATTCATGAAATACTAAATGAAGTGGAGAAAGGTATGAACTCTGTTCCTAACACTGCAAATTACAGTTTTAATAAAGATTACAGAATAGATTTATCACTGTACCTGTGCAGAATGGCAGCAGAAAGGTTTAAAAACATGCATGCAGCATTCAGGAAAGCAAATGATCCCGTCGTCTACCTGGAGAGCAAGAGAGAAGACTTCTTCAAATGTTTCCAGATTTCCTGCCAAGGAGCCTCTTGCATCACAACATTTGCTGATTTCCTGTGCAACAAGATTGCCCCAGCTCTTCGACACGCCATCTATGAGAAGACAGCTCTTGACATAGCTCGAGACGTGAAGAATAAAATACCAGATTTCAGAGGCAATAGATCGACTCTGGAATATTACATGCTGAAATACctagcagaagaagaaaaatttgaaaatttcaaGCATTACCTTAATGCCCCAGGagactttttaaataattacattcAGACAAAAGTTGAGACGTACTGTTTAGATAAGAACAGGAGGCTAGAGATGTTTTTAAGAGAATGCCTCTCTCGTTACTATGAAAGCATAAAGTCAGCTGTTTTTGCATCAACCAGGGTtgtcaaagacagaaaagacagaaaggatAAAATCTCTCTTTGGCTGGATGAATTCTGCAGAGCACTCGGAGACGTGCTAAGCTTGCCCAGGAGACACCTGAAGGGCATTGAACATCAGGAGATAACAGACATAGAGTTCCTGAATAATGCCATGACAAAGGCACTGTCTCCCGTTATTGATGATCTCAGGAAAGAGTTTGAAGAAGCTCGTATGAGCTCCTTTGAAAGGCAGCCTCACACAATACTGGCTGAGCAGTTTGCAGGGTGCCAGGAGCAGTGTCCATTTTGTGGGGCTGTTTGCACTAACACTATGCCAAACCATGACGGAGACCACCGGGTTGTCTTCCATCGTCCACAAGTTTTGAGAGGATTAATATGGTATGAAATTAGAGGATCTAAATGTCATAAAACAGACAACCTAATCACTACTATTTGTTCTAGCCTTGTTTCAAGTGACTACACATTCGTGGTTGCTGAAGACACATGGATCCCCTACAAGAAATACCGGGATGCAGGACATCCCTATTCCACTTGGAGCATTCTTCCTGATCCATCCATGCAAGCATACTGGAAATGGTTTGTGTCTTCGTTCAGGACACAGCTAGAACAACACTACAATGGGAAATTTCATGGCAGAGGAGAAATCCCTGCTTCATGGCACACAGTTACAAAGCAGAATGCACTCGCTGAACTGGAGAAATGTTAG